The Spirosoma radiotolerans genome has a window encoding:
- a CDS encoding LytR/AlgR family response regulator transcription factor, with protein MVKLFQALIVDPNSDDVNALVNDLKATKMFHRPYTCDNLEAAYQLLTTQEIDLLFMEAEIKGKSTLDFISWMPDHPPIIVISAHTDYAVQCFDLKVADFIKKPYTVPRLYRAMNKALLALKSPDAAKPSYTVQPERGNIYLKMGRKTVRVYLEDIQFFQPYGIYVKVFTKQGILVANEKISKIESQLQNSQFIRIHKSSIVNVQQITRIETKTIHVDKKQLPIGVTYHDRVHATLKKLGVEK; from the coding sequence GTAGATCCTAATTCCGATGATGTAAATGCGCTGGTTAACGATCTGAAAGCGACGAAAATGTTTCATCGTCCCTATACCTGCGATAATCTTGAAGCCGCTTATCAATTGCTGACCACACAGGAAATTGATTTGCTCTTCATGGAAGCCGAAATTAAAGGGAAATCTACGCTTGATTTTATTTCGTGGATGCCTGACCATCCGCCCATTATTGTGATTTCAGCTCATACTGACTATGCGGTTCAATGTTTCGATTTGAAAGTGGCCGACTTCATTAAAAAGCCCTACACGGTTCCTCGTTTATACAGAGCCATGAACAAGGCCTTACTCGCCTTGAAATCGCCAGATGCGGCAAAACCTTCGTATACGGTTCAGCCGGAACGGGGAAATATTTACCTGAAAATGGGTCGAAAAACGGTACGCGTTTATTTAGAAGATATTCAATTTTTTCAACCCTATGGTATTTATGTAAAAGTATTTACCAAACAAGGCATTTTGGTAGCAAATGAGAAAATATCGAAAATAGAAAGCCAGCTTCAGAATAGTCAGTTTATCCGGATTCACAAATCATCCATCGTTAACGTTCAACAGATTACACGAATAGAAACAAAGACTATTCATGTTGATAAAAAGCAACTTCCCATTGGCGTAACGTACCATGACCGTGTACATGCTACACTGAAAAAACTAGGCGTCGAGAAATAA